The genomic stretch TAGTCACGCCAGATTCGAGGACTTAGAGTCCGATTAAGTGAGAGGAGGAGTGAGGTCAAAACCTTAACCGCTGAGAAAGAAGAGATTCAGGTCCGCCTTAATCAGTCTATCTATCAGGGTGAACTAGTTAGGGGAGATAACATGGACCTACGGGACGTCATAGagcaatgcaaatatcaaaatggaAAGCTACGAGAGGATGCGGAGCGCTGTCGCAAGGAACTTGAAGAGGAGAAACAGCAGAATGCCAAGGGTAAGAGGAGACTCGAAAATTTAAGTGAGGCGATAAGCTGCATTGCCAAAGGGAACCACCAGCTGACTCAACAGGTTGAAGCGCTGAAGAACAAGATCAAGGAGAATAAGAAGGGGTACGAACTACGCCATCAGAGTACCATAGATCTGTTGGACGAGGCAGAGGCAGATGTTCAGGGGTGGAAGACACAGGTGGCCCAGCTTAATGCAGAGAATGCCCAGCTCACCCACATGGTGGAGCTACTGCAAGAGGAGGAGCCGGAAGAAGAGGAGCCGATAGAGATTGACGAGCCTATAGCTGCCATAGGAGATGGAGAGATAGATGATTAGAGTTCTTAGTTACCTTTCCCTATTACTAGGAGTTTATCTTTCCATTGTTGCTATTTTCAGTCAGTATGATTTATTTCCATTCAGCACGCTTTGTTCATTTAGTTGTTTCTTTacattcaaaaaaattaataaaattatgattatttattaatctCAGTTGTTCATGTATATTCAAGTTATGCTTACTTATTAACTTCAGTTGTTCCAGCATAACTTATCTATTCAATCTTGTTATATATACAACGAATTCTTAGAAGCGTTTAActtgtaggaaatggccggtAGACCACCAAGACAAAACCGCAACCCCCGTTATGCTAACAACAACggcaacaacaacaacaatgccAACGAAGAAGGCAACGCACCTCCACCTCAGTTCAACCTTAATCAAGCAGatttgatggctatagccaaGATCGTGGCGACAACACTCCAAGGGTTAGTGAACCAGAATGCCAATCaaccaccacctccaccacagCATGGGGTCAAGTTTCATTATGAATCACTGCGCAAGAATAGGTGCCCAACTTTCAGTGGCGCTGCCGACCCCGAAGTTAGCCAGAATTGGCTAAAAAGCGTGGAAACTCAGTTGAGACTGTTGGAAGTCCCGGATGCACTAAATTGGACGTGATAGTGCCCTTCTTGGAAGACAAGGCAGCTAAATGGTGGGAAGCAGTCTCGCCAGCTATGACCGCTGCTGGACCAATCACGTGGCGAATCTTTCGAGAAACATTTCTGAAACAGTACTACCCGGCAGAAGTCAGACTGCAGAAGCTaagtgaatttgaaaatttcagtcAGGCTCCAGACATGTCAGTAGTAGAATATACCTCTCAGTTCAACGCCCTTGGATTATATGCTCCAGCGATTATGGCAGACGAAGTTCTGAATTTGCATCGTTTCAAGAAGGGGTTGAATAGCAGGATCCAATCTGCTCTAGCAGTCTACCAACCTACCAACTTTTCAGACCTAATGGGTGCGACTATCCGAGCCGAAGCTGATATTCGTCGAAGAGAAGGGGAAACCAGGAACAAGCGACCCCTTAACAGTCAGCCCTCTCAAGGGAAACCAATGTTCAAGAGGCCCAATCAGTCAGGTGGACCTCCCTCAGGGAAATTCCCCGCCAATAACCATCAAGGACTTGAGCCATGCTCAACATGTGGCTTCAAGCACTCCGGGGAATGCCGAAGGGCCAGCGGTGTATGCTTTGGATGTGGAAAGTCGGGGCACAGAATTGCAGAGTGTCCTACCGCTGCCAACCAACCAGCAGGGCCAAACAGaggaactgggccaaatacgGGAGCAGGCCCTAGTAAACCAAAGGAGGACAAACCCAATGCTAGGATCTTTGCCATGACTCAGGAAGAGGCTGACAATGCAACTGAAGTCGTGTCAGGTACCATTCTAATTCAATCAGTACCTGCCTACGCATTATTTGACTGTGGTGCTACACATTCCTTTATGTCTAAGAGGTTTGCTAAGAAGTTAGGACGTAAGCCTGATAAACTAACTGAACCTTTCCGAATAGCCACACCTACTAATAGAGCCGTTGAAACGAACGAGATTTACAGAGATTGTAAAATCAGTATTAGTGATCAGACTTTTAGCTACAGTTGATCATGGTCGATTTGACGTAATCTTAGGAATGGATTGATTAGCAAGAAACAGTGCAATAGTAGATTGTAAGGGGAAGAGAGTCAAACTCCGAACCCCAGATCGGGGAGAAGTCGTGTTCCACGGCAAATCCAAGGACCGGAAGTTGCTGCTCTCCGCGTCTCAAGCTTGGAAGGCCATGAAATCCGGAGAAGACATGTACCTAGCAATGGTCAGTGAAATAAAAGAGAAATCCAAGCTGAAATTGGAGGACATCCCTATAGTAAGAGAGTTCCCAGATGTTTTTCCAGAAGAACTCTTGGGGACGGTCCCGGACCGCGAAGTGGAGTTCGAGATCAATCTGGTTCCCGGTGCGACCCCAATCTCTAAAGCgccttacagaatggcaccagccgAACTCAAGGAGTTAAAagaacaactccaagaattgctagataaaaggcagattcgaccgagtgtgtccccgcggggagctccagtactcttcgtaaagaaaaaTGACGGTagtatgagattatgcatcgactacagagaattgaacaagatcacaatcaagaacaggTACCCTCTACCTCGGATAGACGATATGTTCGATCAGCTTAAAGGAGCCGCCATCTTTTCTAAACTGGATCTGAGGacaggttatcaccagttgaaggtcagggctgaagatatccccaagacagcctttcgaacaggtatgggcattacgaattcacagtgatgccttttggtctgaccaatgcaccggcagcattcatggacctgatgaacagagtattcaagccattcctggatcagttcatagtggtattcatcgacgatatcctCGTCTATTCTCCTGACGAGACATGCCATGAAGAGCACCTTCACCTTGCTATGCAGACCTTAAGAGAGAATAAGCTCTatgctaagttcagcaagtgtgaattctggctaagGAGTGTGTCATTTCTGGGACACGTGATTTCGAGAGAAGGAGTGTCAGTGGACCAAGGAAGGTAGAGGCGATTACTGAGTGGCCGAGACCGAAAAATGCCACCGATATCAGAAGCTTTCTTGGATTGGCAGGTTACTACCGGAAGTTCGTCAAAGGGTTCTCCTCGATAGCCGTGCCACTGACGAGACTCACACAGAAGAATTCTAAATTCAGCTGGAATGACGATTGTGAGAAGAGTTTCCAGTCACTGAAAGAGAAACTCGCATCCACGCCAGTATTGATCCTGCCCGCAGAAAATAAAGA from Primulina tabacum isolate GXHZ01 unplaced genomic scaffold, ASM2559414v2 Contig960, whole genome shotgun sequence encodes the following:
- the LOC142535347 gene encoding uncharacterized protein LOC142535347, encoding MTAAGPITWRIFRETFLKQYYPAEVRLQKLSEFENFSQAPDMSVVEYTSQFNALGLYAPAIMADEVLNLHRFKKGLNSRIQSALAVYQPTNFSDLMGATIRAEADIRRREGETRNKRPLNSQPSQGKPMFKRPNQSGGPPSGKFPANNHQGLEPCSTCGFKHSGECRRASGVCFGCGKSGHRIAECPTAANQPAGPNRGTGPNTGAGPSKPKEDKPNARIFAMTQEEADNATEVVSGTILIQSVPAYALFDCGATHSFMSKRFAKKLGRKPDKLTEPFRIATPTNRAVETNEIYRDSRNSAIVDCKGKRVKLRTPDRGEVVFHGKSKDRKLLLSASQAWKAMKSGEDMYLAMVSEIKEKSKLKLEDIPIVREFPDVFPEELLGTVPDREVEFEINLECVISGTRDFERRSVSGPRKVEAITEWPRPKNATDIRSFLGLAGYYRKFVKGFSSIAVPLTRLTQKNSKFSWNDDCEKSFQSLKEKLASTPVLILPAENKDFTIYSDASKDANKVADALSRKGRGKVTLASLSAQPCLQETVKLNQDRDPVLTKLKEQVREGKTQDHQIDDKGILWMKGRLCVPDSDNLRQEIMAEAHKSKFAVHPGSTKMYRDLKNSFWWNAIKRE